From the genome of Candidatus Methylopumilus rimovensis, one region includes:
- a CDS encoding MerR family transcriptional regulator: protein MERKLKSPVLPEIPSKRYFAIGEVSELCLVKAHVLRYWEQEFDQLKDIKRRGNRRYYQLPEVLLIRKIRELLHDEGFTIQGAKQRLKDKNFVKEVKQAEPPREFQVTKQGQVELPLENLNQSNSLAGLNIKSIKDELLSIIELLKK from the coding sequence CTGGAAAGAAAGCTTAAATCCCCCGTCTTACCTGAAATACCTTCAAAGAGATATTTTGCAATCGGAGAGGTAAGTGAGCTTTGTCTCGTCAAGGCGCATGTGCTTCGATATTGGGAGCAGGAGTTTGATCAACTCAAAGACATCAAGCGACGCGGCAATCGACGTTATTATCAATTACCTGAAGTGCTTCTCATTCGTAAAATTAGAGAGCTCCTTCATGATGAAGGCTTTACGATTCAAGGCGCTAAACAGCGACTTAAAGATAAAAATTTTGTTAAGGAAGTAAAGCAAGCTGAGCCCCCCAGAGAATTTCAAGTGACCAAGCAGGGTCAAGTTGAATTACCTTTAGAAAATCTCAATCAATCCAATTCTCTTGCTGGTCTTAATATCAAATCGATTAAAGACGAATTGCTCAGTATTATCGAGCTACTTAAAAAGTAA
- a CDS encoding integration host factor subunit alpha: MTLTKADLSEILFDRVGLNKREAKDMVEAFFEEIRNALENGDSIKLSGFGNFELRKKSERPGRNPKTGEEIPIKARRVVTFHASQKLKSNVEENYSGKKA; encoded by the coding sequence ATGACATTAACTAAAGCAGATCTATCCGAAATACTATTTGACCGTGTAGGTTTAAATAAGCGTGAAGCCAAAGATATGGTGGAGGCTTTTTTTGAAGAAATTCGCAATGCACTTGAAAATGGTGACAGTATCAAATTATCTGGTTTTGGTAATTTTGAATTAAGAAAAAAATCAGAAAGACCAGGCCGCAATCCTAAAACGGGCGAAGAGATTCCTATCAAAGCAAGACGTGTAGTGACTTTTCACGCAAGTCAAAAACTAAAAAGCAATGTAGAAGAGAACTACTCTGGAAAGAAAGCTTAA
- the pheT gene encoding phenylalanine--tRNA ligase subunit beta — translation MQFSENWLRSYVNTSLDSDGLNHVMIMAGLDVDDSHPLGASFSHVVVGEIVAIKKHPDADRLQVCDVNIGDKSLQIVCGASNARQGIKVACALVGAKLPSIDIKEAKVRGVESFGMLCSLKELGLAEEADGILELNHDLKNGTDLRVALDLNDQITTLKLTPNRSDCLSVWGVAREVAAISASSLSPIHYDVNPIKQSEKKNVIIEEKEACPRYCGRIIKNVDNTKSLPEWMTSRLERSNIKSISPIVDITNYVLLEIGQPLHAFDHEKLQGDVTVRFAKPEEPIHLLNDTKIKLSKKDLVIADQSGAIAFAGVMGGMPSSVTDNTQTIFLESAFFDPIVIAGKARAYNLSTDSSYRFERGVDFSNTRHALERATSLIIEYCGGAAGEITEVLNALPKRNEIHLRLKKLNAILGIEVPSQDVERIFIQLGFEVNKTIEGFKVTPPSYRFDIAIEEDLIEEVVRLYGYDKIPSHHPLSHQVMLPTSGTYHRDLKEALTSRGFYEVVTYSFIEDEVEKSLHGNANPIQLQNPIASQMSTMRSSLWGSHLEVLTYNLNRQVSRLNIFEIAQTFHGVKKDFIETEVISGLSYGSFMPEQWADKIRDIDFYDIKAHVEALTSKQLTFKRSDKTPLALHPGQSAEVILDAQSIGWVGKLHPKWQQHFSLPKAPFIFELKIEKLLEDKVFKYEEISKFLPVRRDIAVVVDDSVEVDSILDAVNKAKIPFLNHMALFDLYQGKGIAENKKSVAFLILMQDTSKTLVDSEADSSVSKIVELLEKQFGATLRN, via the coding sequence ATGCAATTTTCTGAAAACTGGTTAAGGTCATACGTTAATACATCACTCGACAGTGATGGGCTTAACCACGTCATGATTATGGCAGGATTAGATGTTGATGATTCTCATCCTCTAGGAGCATCGTTTAGCCATGTTGTAGTCGGTGAGATTGTAGCTATTAAAAAACATCCTGATGCAGATCGACTTCAAGTATGTGATGTCAACATTGGTGATAAGTCATTACAAATTGTTTGTGGTGCATCTAATGCGAGACAAGGCATTAAAGTAGCATGTGCTTTAGTAGGCGCTAAATTACCCTCGATTGATATCAAAGAAGCAAAAGTACGAGGAGTTGAATCGTTCGGTATGCTTTGCTCATTAAAGGAATTAGGATTAGCTGAAGAAGCTGATGGTATTCTGGAGCTCAACCATGATTTAAAAAACGGTACAGATTTAAGAGTGGCGCTTGATCTTAATGATCAAATTACAACATTAAAATTAACACCTAATCGAAGTGATTGTTTAAGTGTTTGGGGTGTAGCTCGAGAAGTGGCAGCCATTAGTGCATCTTCACTTTCTCCCATCCATTATGATGTTAATCCAATCAAGCAAAGCGAAAAGAAAAATGTAATCATTGAAGAAAAAGAAGCATGTCCGCGTTATTGTGGTCGCATCATTAAAAATGTAGATAACACAAAATCGTTGCCTGAATGGATGACTTCAAGACTTGAGCGTTCCAATATAAAGTCAATCAGTCCTATTGTCGATATTACGAATTATGTGTTGCTTGAAATTGGACAGCCACTGCATGCATTTGACCATGAAAAATTACAAGGTGATGTCACGGTTAGATTCGCAAAGCCTGAAGAGCCGATACATCTTCTCAATGATACAAAAATTAAATTATCAAAAAAAGATCTAGTGATTGCAGATCAATCAGGCGCAATTGCATTTGCAGGGGTAATGGGTGGCATGCCTTCATCAGTCACCGATAATACTCAAACTATTTTCTTGGAAAGTGCTTTTTTTGATCCCATTGTGATTGCTGGTAAAGCTAGAGCATATAACTTATCTACAGACTCATCTTATCGTTTTGAACGCGGCGTAGATTTTTCTAATACGCGACATGCACTAGAACGTGCAACATCTCTTATTATTGAATACTGTGGTGGAGCAGCAGGAGAGATTACAGAAGTTTTAAATGCTTTACCAAAGCGCAATGAAATTCATCTAAGACTTAAAAAATTAAATGCTATCTTAGGTATTGAAGTTCCTAGCCAAGATGTTGAGCGAATATTTATACAATTAGGTTTTGAAGTGAATAAAACAATCGAAGGATTTAAAGTCACACCCCCTTCTTATCGCTTTGATATTGCTATTGAAGAAGATCTGATTGAGGAAGTTGTGCGATTGTATGGCTACGATAAAATTCCTTCACATCATCCTCTGAGCCATCAAGTGATGTTACCTACATCCGGCACTTATCATCGTGACCTTAAAGAAGCACTCACATCTCGAGGTTTTTATGAGGTAGTGACTTATAGCTTTATTGAAGATGAGGTTGAGAAATCATTACATGGAAATGCCAATCCGATTCAATTACAGAATCCAATTGCAAGCCAGATGTCGACGATGCGATCATCTTTATGGGGTAGTCACCTTGAAGTTTTAACTTACAATTTAAATCGCCAAGTATCGCGTTTAAATATTTTTGAGATCGCTCAAACCTTCCATGGTGTAAAAAAAGATTTTATTGAGACCGAAGTGATATCAGGACTCAGTTACGGTAGTTTTATGCCTGAGCAGTGGGCTGACAAAATTCGCGATATTGATTTTTATGACATAAAAGCACATGTTGAAGCTTTGACGTCTAAACAACTCACATTTAAAAGAAGTGATAAAACTCCATTAGCGCTTCATCCAGGACAATCAGCAGAAGTCATTTTGGACGCTCAGTCGATAGGTTGGGTGGGTAAATTACATCCAAAATGGCAGCAACACTTTTCCCTCCCTAAAGCCCCTTTTATTTTTGAATTAAAAATAGAGAAGCTTTTAGAAGACAAGGTATTTAAATACGAAGAAATCTCAAAATTCCTCCCGGTAAGGCGTGATATTGCTGTTGTGGTAGACGACTCAGTCGAGGTGGATTCGATTTTAGATGCGGTAAATAAGGCTAAAATTCCGTTCTTAAATCATATGGCTTTATTCGATCTTTACCAAGGAAAAGGCATCGCCGAAAACAAAAAAAGTGTTGCATTTCTGATACTTATGCAGGATACTTCAAAGACATTAGTTGATAGTGAAGCTGATTCTTCTGTATCAAAAATCGTTGAATTACTTGAAAAACAATTTGGCGCAACGCTCCGCAACTAA
- the pheS gene encoding phenylalanine--tRNA ligase subunit alpha: MNNLEHTLKEAREDFEQCQTLTDLDQAKAKYLGKSSILTEALKSLGKLSAEDRPKVGAEINVVKQGVEEALEKRREAILNASQAKQLAEESLDVTLPSRKEDQGSLHPVTQTLHRVESLFHSIGFSVAHGPQIESDFYNFTALNIPESHPARAMHDTFYIDESYVLRTHTSPVQIRHLEKNKPPLKIISPGRVYRVDSDATHSPMFHQVEGLWVDQQVSFADLKGVIEDFLQNFFENKDLKVRFRPSYFPFTEPSAEMDMSWKGGWLEIGGCGMVHPEVFKHVGIDSNQYQGFAFGLGIERLTMLRYGVQDLRHFFNNDLRFLQQFI; encoded by the coding sequence ATGAATAATCTCGAACATACCTTAAAAGAAGCCCGTGAAGATTTTGAGCAGTGTCAGACTCTGACCGATCTTGATCAGGCTAAAGCTAAATATCTAGGTAAGAGTAGCATCTTAACAGAAGCACTCAAATCATTAGGTAAATTATCCGCAGAAGATAGACCTAAAGTAGGCGCTGAAATTAATGTTGTTAAGCAAGGCGTTGAAGAAGCTTTAGAAAAAAGACGTGAAGCTATTCTCAATGCCTCGCAAGCAAAACAGCTTGCAGAAGAATCATTGGATGTGACTTTGCCTTCACGAAAAGAGGATCAAGGTAGCTTGCATCCAGTCACACAAACACTTCATCGCGTTGAATCACTTTTTCATTCCATCGGATTCTCAGTGGCACATGGCCCACAGATTGAATCAGATTTTTATAATTTCACCGCACTTAATATTCCAGAATCACATCCAGCGCGTGCGATGCATGACACATTTTATATTGATGAATCTTATGTATTAAGAACGCACACATCCCCTGTGCAAATTCGTCATTTAGAAAAAAATAAACCACCACTCAAAATTATTTCACCAGGTCGCGTTTATCGTGTTGATTCAGACGCAACACACTCACCAATGTTTCATCAAGTTGAAGGTTTATGGGTTGATCAACAAGTAAGCTTTGCAGACCTTAAAGGTGTTATCGAAGATTTTCTTCAAAACTTTTTCGAGAATAAAGATTTAAAAGTGCGTTTCAGACCTTCGTACTTTCCATTTACAGAACCTTCAGCTGAAATGGATATGAGCTGGAAGGGCGGTTGGCTCGAGATTGGCGGCTGCGGCATGGTTCATCCAGAAGTATTTAAACATGTGGGTATCGATTCAAATCAATATCAAGGCTTTGCTTTCGGCTTAGGTATAGAACGTTTAACAATGTTGCGTTATGGCGTTCAAGATTTACGTCACTTTTTTAATAACGATTTACGTTTTCTTCAGCAATTTATTTAA
- the rplT gene encoding 50S ribosomal protein L20: MPRVKRGVTARAKHKKVLALAKGYRGRRKNVYRIAKQAVMKAGQYAYRDRRQKKRQFRSLWIARINAAARECGLTYSRFMNGLKKASIEVDRKVLADMAVFDKAAFAKFVEIAKSGSGAA; the protein is encoded by the coding sequence ATGCCTAGAGTAAAACGTGGTGTCACCGCTAGAGCAAAACATAAAAAAGTTTTAGCACTTGCTAAAGGTTATCGCGGACGTCGTAAAAATGTATACCGCATAGCTAAACAAGCAGTGATGAAGGCAGGTCAGTATGCATACCGTGACCGCCGTCAGAAAAAACGTCAATTTAGATCATTATGGATTGCGCGTATTAATGCAGCAGCTCGTGAGTGTGGTCTTACATATAGCCGTTTCATGAATGGCCTTAAGAAAGCTTCGATCGAAGTAGATCGTAAGGTGCTAGCAGATATGGCAGTATTCGATAAAGCAGCTTTTGCTAAGTTTGTCGAAATCGCTAAATCTGGTTCAGGAGCAGCATAA
- the rpmI gene encoding 50S ribosomal protein L35, which produces MPKMKTKSGAKKRFKFLGSGMVKRTRSHLRHILTKKTTKQKRNLRGTVLISATDIKRVRAMMPTQ; this is translated from the coding sequence ATGCCAAAAATGAAAACAAAAAGTGGCGCAAAAAAGCGCTTCAAGTTTTTAGGAAGTGGTATGGTAAAGAGAACGCGTTCTCATTTACGTCATATCTTGACCAAAAAAACAACGAAACAAAAACGTAATCTCAGAGGCACTGTCCTCATTTCAGCAACCGATATCAAACGCGTTCGCGCGATGATGCCAACTCAATAA
- the infC gene encoding translation initiation factor IF-3 encodes MAQEKEVRINGDITAPEIRLIGVNGEALGIVTLAEAFAKAEEIDIDLVEIAPQAQPPVCRLLDYGKFKYAESKKQHETRLKQKQVKIKEVKFRPGTDDGDYNIKIRNLIGFLTDGDKAKITLRFRGREITHQEYGLAILKRVEQDLMEYAVVEQFPKMEGRQMVMVLAPQKKAKAKTTEAKVSE; translated from the coding sequence ATCGCTCAAGAAAAAGAAGTCAGAATTAACGGGGATATTACAGCTCCAGAAATTCGATTAATTGGCGTAAATGGCGAAGCGCTTGGCATAGTGACACTAGCTGAGGCATTTGCAAAAGCAGAAGAGATAGATATTGATCTAGTGGAAATTGCTCCACAAGCCCAACCCCCCGTATGTCGATTACTCGATTACGGTAAGTTTAAATATGCAGAAAGTAAGAAGCAACACGAAACCCGCTTAAAACAAAAGCAGGTCAAGATTAAAGAAGTGAAGTTTAGACCAGGCACTGATGACGGTGATTACAACATCAAAATACGAAACCTCATCGGATTCCTTACGGATGGCGATAAGGCGAAAATCACCTTACGTTTTAGAGGTCGAGAAATAACACATCAAGAATACGGTTTAGCAATTCTAAAACGTGTTGAGCAAGATTTAATGGAATATGCAGTCGTCGAACAATTTCCAAAAATGGAAGGTCGACAAATGGTGATGGTTTTGGCTCCGCAAAAAAAAGCCAAAGCAAAAACCACAGAAGCAAAAGTTTCTGAGTGA
- the thrS gene encoding threonine--tRNA ligase — MPEIRLPDGSKRQFESDITVAEVAQNIGAGLARAALAGRVNDQLVDLSFVIREDSDLAIITDKNSEGLEVIRHSTAHLLAYAVKELFPDAQVTIGPVIEHGFYYDFSYSRPFTPEDLEKIEKKMAEIASRDLPITRKVLLRNDAVEYFKSIKENYKAEIIESIPADQEVSLYSEGEFTDLCRGPHVPSTGKLKVFKLMKVAGAYWRGDSKNEMLQRIYGTAWTTKEDLQNHLFMLEEAEKRDHRKLGKQLDLFHMQDEAPGMVFWHPKGWSIWQEVEHYMRKMFLDFGYQEVKTPTVMDKTLWEKSGHWQNYRDNMFTTSSENRDYAVKPMNCPGHIQIFNNALHSYRELPLRLAEFGSCHRNEPSGSLHGLMRVRGFTQDDAHIFCTEEQIKDEVAQFIVMLFKAYEDFGFKDVLVKLSTRPEKRVGSDETWDKAEAALKAALVENKLEFDLQPGEGAFYGPKIEFTLKDSLSRLWQCGTIQLDFNLPERLGAEYVTEDNSRKHPVMLHRAIVGSMERFIGILIEHYSGAMPLWLAPTQAVILNIADAHADYASKVMDELKKNHIRCDSDLRNEKITYKIREHSLQKIPYLLIVGEKEMEAGQVAVRTRKGEDLGSMSIKSLIDRLNQEVQTKV, encoded by the coding sequence ATGCCTGAAATAAGATTACCAGACGGATCTAAGCGACAATTTGAAAGTGACATTACTGTTGCAGAAGTTGCACAAAATATTGGTGCAGGATTAGCCCGTGCAGCCCTTGCTGGTCGAGTCAATGATCAGTTAGTCGATCTTTCATTTGTCATTCGTGAAGATAGTGATCTTGCAATCATCACCGACAAAAATTCTGAGGGGCTTGAAGTGATTCGTCATTCAACAGCTCATCTTTTGGCATACGCTGTTAAAGAATTATTTCCAGACGCACAAGTGACGATTGGCCCTGTGATTGAACATGGGTTTTATTATGACTTTTCGTATTCGCGTCCTTTCACACCAGAAGATTTAGAAAAAATTGAAAAGAAGATGGCTGAAATTGCCAGTCGCGATTTACCGATCACAAGAAAAGTATTGCTACGTAATGACGCAGTGGAATATTTCAAATCAATCAAAGAAAATTACAAGGCTGAAATTATTGAATCGATTCCCGCGGATCAGGAAGTATCTTTATATTCCGAAGGCGAATTTACAGATCTCTGTCGGGGTCCTCATGTGCCATCGACTGGAAAATTAAAAGTATTTAAATTGATGAAAGTAGCAGGCGCTTATTGGCGTGGTGATTCTAAAAATGAAATGCTACAGAGAATCTACGGCACAGCATGGACAACTAAAGAAGACTTACAAAATCATCTCTTCATGTTAGAAGAGGCTGAAAAAAGAGATCATCGTAAATTAGGTAAGCAGCTCGATTTATTTCATATGCAAGATGAAGCACCTGGTATGGTTTTTTGGCATCCTAAAGGATGGTCGATTTGGCAAGAAGTTGAACATTACATGCGAAAGATGTTCTTAGATTTTGGATATCAAGAAGTTAAAACACCTACGGTCATGGATAAGACTTTGTGGGAAAAATCCGGACATTGGCAGAATTATCGCGATAACATGTTTACAACTTCATCTGAAAATAGAGATTATGCAGTGAAGCCTATGAACTGCCCTGGCCATATTCAAATCTTTAATAATGCGCTTCATAGCTATCGTGAATTACCTTTAAGACTTGCTGAATTTGGTTCATGTCACCGCAACGAACCCTCAGGATCCCTTCATGGGTTAATGCGCGTGAGAGGGTTTACTCAAGATGATGCCCATATTTTTTGTACCGAAGAGCAAATTAAAGATGAAGTAGCTCAATTCATCGTAATGCTCTTTAAGGCATACGAAGACTTCGGATTTAAGGATGTGTTAGTGAAATTATCCACTCGCCCTGAAAAACGCGTGGGTTCTGATGAGACTTGGGACAAGGCAGAAGCTGCCCTTAAAGCTGCTTTAGTTGAAAATAAGCTCGAATTTGACCTTCAGCCCGGGGAAGGGGCTTTTTATGGCCCTAAGATCGAATTTACCCTAAAAGACAGTTTAAGCCGTCTTTGGCAGTGCGGTACGATCCAGCTCGACTTTAATTTGCCTGAGCGTCTAGGCGCTGAATATGTCACAGAAGACAATAGCCGTAAGCATCCCGTGATGTTACATCGAGCCATTGTAGGCTCTATGGAGCGTTTTATTGGGATTCTGATTGAGCATTACTCAGGTGCCATGCCCCTCTGGCTTGCCCCTACTCAAGCGGTTATCCTCAATATTGCTGATGCCCATGCAGACTATGCCTCAAAAGTCATGGATGAACTCAAGAAAAACCACATCCGATGCGATTCTGACTTGAGAAATGAGAAAATAACCTATAAAATACGCGAACATAGCTTACAAAAGATTCCTTATCTCTTAATTGTAGGGGAAAAGGAAATGGAAGCTGGGCAAGTTGCCGTGCGAACCCGAAAAGGCGAAGACTTAGGATCTATGTCGATTAAGTCATTGATTGATCGACTAAATCAGGAAGTTCAAACTAAAGTCTAG
- a CDS encoding sugar nucleotide-binding protein, whose translation MEIKSTKVLIVGCGQLGFSVAKNIDCHIFKLYGFSRSLKKSPPSIEMHQADILKTETIDTIKSINPEIIIYAVSADAQSVESYQDHYVVGLKKTYEAILDLDHFKHLFFVSSTRVYGQKTTKILSEFDVAQPSDYGGEALMEAETIARQLKEKATILRLSGIYGPTRSRMIQLAQSNPGNWPATNNWSNRIHEEDAARFIVFLMNKIVRQESIESLYLVTDGEPTKQYDVLTWIRKHLKLSTDTIEIPIVEGGKQLRSVLLNQTGFTLKYPDFTYGYKAMID comes from the coding sequence TTGGAAATAAAATCTACTAAAGTATTAATTGTAGGCTGCGGTCAACTTGGCTTTTCGGTTGCTAAAAATATTGATTGCCATATTTTTAAACTCTATGGATTTAGTCGAAGTTTAAAAAAATCACCCCCTTCTATTGAAATGCATCAGGCGGATATTTTAAAAACTGAAACTATTGATACTATTAAATCAATAAATCCTGAAATCATTATCTATGCAGTTTCTGCAGATGCACAATCTGTTGAGAGCTATCAAGATCATTATGTGGTTGGCTTAAAAAAAACTTACGAAGCTATTTTAGATCTCGATCACTTTAAGCATCTTTTCTTTGTTTCAAGCACGAGAGTTTATGGACAAAAAACAACAAAGATCTTAAGTGAGTTTGATGTTGCTCAACCTTCTGATTACGGAGGTGAAGCGTTAATGGAAGCTGAAACGATTGCGCGTCAATTAAAAGAAAAGGCCACTATATTGCGTTTATCTGGAATATACGGCCCCACTCGATCGCGCATGATTCAATTAGCGCAAAGTAATCCTGGCAATTGGCCTGCAACCAATAACTGGTCTAATCGAATTCACGAGGAAGATGCTGCGCGCTTTATTGTTTTTCTCATGAATAAAATTGTGAGACAAGAATCTATCGAATCACTTTATCTTGTGACAGATGGCGAACCTACTAAACAATATGACGTATTAACGTGGATTAGAAAACATCTCAAATTAAGCACAGACACTATTGAGATACCGATTGTGGAAGGGGGGAAGCAACTACGATCTGTTTTATTGAATCAAACTGGATTCACATTAAAGTACCCTGATTTTACTTACGGCTACAAAGCGATGATTGATTAG
- a CDS encoding DUF2818 family protein produces the protein MTQWILILITIIMANVPWMFNDFLFIKKFPSYKKPFSWALLEVVILYFVTGGIALFTELKVVGHIHPQDWEFYTVTFFLFLVFSFPGFILKTLWK, from the coding sequence ATGACTCAGTGGATCCTCATCTTAATTACTATCATCATGGCTAATGTGCCTTGGATGTTTAACGATTTTCTTTTTATTAAGAAATTCCCCTCTTATAAAAAACCATTTTCTTGGGCTTTACTTGAAGTTGTCATTTTGTATTTTGTGACCGGCGGTATTGCACTATTTACAGAACTTAAAGTAGTAGGACATATTCACCCGCAAGATTGGGAATTTTATACAGTGACTTTCTTTTTGTTTTTAGTTTTTTCTTTTCCTGGATTTATTCTTAAAACGCTTTGGAAATAA